A genomic window from Yarrowia lipolytica chromosome 1D, complete sequence includes:
- a CDS encoding uncharacterized protein (Compare to YALI0D26862g, similar to uniprot|Q04673 Saccharomyces cerevisiae YLR005w SSL1 TFIIH, similar to Saccharomyces cerevisiae SSL1 (YLR005W); ancestral locus Anc_5.226) — MDDSDDDYIENISGDEYQGAPRRSRRNQAPKGAGGSVENMKMANGGYSWEDEYHRSWDVVQEDEGGSLAGSVAGLVEARKKRHIKDATPFQRGIIRNLILVLDFSFAMKESDLRPNRYQFVINHAIEFVTNFFDQNPISQLGILGMRNGQAISISTLGSNPNDHINALTAAKKLEPQGDPSLQNALEMARGLLFHVPSHCTKEVLVVLGALLSADPGDIHVTIDKLVIDKVRARVIGLAAQVAICKELCVKTNFGDASYYGVVLNEQHFQELMDEATTPLAESQQSQSANPASLVLMGFPSKVSEAAPSLSASDAALTQGGYVCPQCKVKVSSLPTVCPCCGLTLILSTHLARSYHHLFPLAPFIEVPCKNAHKSEFCAGCQSKFPVVARDAKNIQADGSMTSRYECPTCHSHFCIDCDVFCHEILHNCIGCQARSYSLYQVVVTKHKDAAPSLKLVMKRPDPDGEESSRPVKVRVVNDNEGPAWNEGGQAPTWGE; from the coding sequence ATggacgactcggacgacgaCTACATTGAAAACATTAGTGGAGACGAGTACCAGGGTGCCCCTCGGCGGTCGCGACGAAACCAGGCCCCCAAGGGCGCCGGAGGCTCGGTGGAGAACATGAAGATGGCCAATGGAGGATACTCATGGGAAGACGAATACCATAGATCTTGGGACGTCGTGCAAGAGGACGAGGGAGGATCGCTGGCAGGCTCGGTGGCGGGTCTTGTGGAAGCAAGAAAGAAACGACACATCAAGGATGCAACTCCGTTCCAGAGAGGTATCATTCGAAACCTGATTTTGGTGCTCGACTTTTCGTTTGCCATGAAAGAGTCCGATCTCAGACCAAACAGGTACCAATTTGTCATTAACCATGCCATTGAATTCGTAACCAACTTCTTCGACCAGAATCCCATTTCTCAGCTCGGAATTCTGGGCATGAGAAACGGACAGGCAATCAGCATATCGACATTGGGCAGTAACCCCAACGACCACATTAACGCCCTGACGGCAGCCAAAAAGCTCGAGCCTCAAGGTGATCCATCTCTTCAAAATGCTCTTGAAATGGCTCGAGGTCTGCTTTTCCATGTGCCTTCTCATTGCACTAAGGAGGTACTGGTTGTTCTGGGTGCCTTGTTGTCGGCTGACCCAGGAGATATCCACGTAACCATCGACAAGCTCGTTATTGACAAGGTCCGAGCCCGAGTCATTGGTCTGGCGGCGCAGGTGGCGATCTGCAAGGAACTGTGTGTCAAAACCAACTTTGGAGACGCTTCATACTATGGTGTCGTGCTGAACGAACAGCATTTCCAGGAGCTCATGGACGAGGCTACTACACCCTTGGCAGAGTCACAACAAAGCCAGAGCGCCAATCCAGCATCCCTGGTGCTCATGGGATTTCCTTCAAAGGTTTCAGAAGCAGCTCCCTCTCTTTCGGCCTCCGATGCAGCTCTCACACAAGGTGGATACGTCTGTCCGCAATGTAAGGTCAAGGTGTCTTCACTCCCCACAGTCTGCCCCTGCTGTGGTCTCACACTTATTCTGTCCACCCATCTGGCCAGATCGTATCACCATCTTTTCCCCCTGGCTCCATTTATTGAAGTCCCCTGCAAGAACGCACACAAGTCTGAATTCTGTGCAGGCTGTCAATCCAAGTTCCCAGTGGTGGCAAGAGATGCAAAAAACATCCAAGCCGATGGCTCCATGACGTCACGGTATGAGTGTCCCACCTGCCACTCTCATTTTTGCATCGACTGTGACGTCTTCTGCCACGAAATTCTACACAACTGCATTGGCTGCCAGGCACGCAGCTACTCTCTCTACCAGGTGGTGGTCACCAAACACAAGGATgcagctccttctcttaAGCTGGTGATGAAGCGGCCCGATCCAGACGGAGAGGAGAGCTCTAGACCAGTCAAGGTGAGGGTAGTTAATGATAACGAGGGTCCAGCTTGGAATGAAGGAGGACAAGCTCCTACCTGGGGGGAGTAA
- a CDS encoding uncharacterized protein (Compare to YALI0D26884g, weakly similar to uniprot|O15387 Homo sapiens MOV34 ISOLOG) has translation MPSVVKSSDASVAVALHPLPLLNISNFYTRAVATSTEFAGALLGTQDGRQVSIDTSFEFKIEDGVIDKELVTRRLAQFQQVMPELHFVGWFYVSKDHTSPTDEVTHLQKQLMEFDEAPLVLLIQPGSDSQQLPLHVYEPIIDSGETKYREATVVIETGEAERVAVEDLVRETSQHAASERVRQHLVSQHAAVKIFNGRVKTVLDYVKGVNEGSIVPDQRLLRSLRSILSQLSASSNSELKDSLQESQALTAAFLATVFQGTQLTASLKAQGLLMDRPAKKSLRRRRGEARDFMPQRAKKWDGDTDDDFEILV, from the coding sequence ATGCCATCTGTTGTGAAATCGTCGGACGCCAGCGTGGCAGTGGCGCTGCACCCTCTGCCATTGCTCAACATTTCGAATTTCTACACACGAGCGGTCGCCACGTCGACGGAGTTTGCAGGCGCATTATTGGGTACCCAGGACGGACGGCAGGTTAGCATTGACACCTCGTTTGAATTCAAAATTGAGGACGGGGTGattgacaaggagctggtgaCGCGGCGGCTCGCACAATTCCAGCAGGTCATGCCGGAGCTTCATTTCGTGGGCTGGTTCTACGTCTCTAAAGATCACACATCCCCCACCGATGAGGTTACCCATCTGCAGAAGCagttgatggagtttgACGAGGCGCCTTTGGTTCTTCTCATTCAGCCCGGATCGGACTCTCAGCAACTTCCTCTTCATGTCTACGAGCCTATCATCGATAGTGGAGAGACAAAGTACAGAGAGGCGACCGTGGTGATCGAGACTGGAGAGGCCGAGAGAGTAGCAGTGGAAGACCTTGTGCGGGAAACCAGCCAGCATGCTGCCTCGGAACGAGTCAGGCAACATCTTGTCAGCCAGCATGCTGCGGTCAAAATCTTTAACGGACGAGTTAAGACGGTGCTGGATTACGTCAAGGGCGTGAATGAGGGCTCGATTGTCCCAGACCAGCGCCTGCTGCGGTCGTTGCGATCGATTCTGTCGCAGCTCAGTGCATCTTCTAATAgcgagctcaaggacagTCTTCAAGAGTCGCAGGCTCTTACTGCTGCTTTCCTGGCCACTGTGTTTCAGGGCACCCAGCTTACTGCCAGTCTCAAGGCTCAGGGTCTCTTGATGGACCGGCCAGCGAAAAAGTCGCTACGACGGCGACGAGGCGAGGCTCGCGACTTTATGCCCCAGCGAGCCAAAAAGTGGGATGGCGACACGGACGACGATTTTGAGATTCTCGTTTAG
- a CDS encoding uncharacterized protein (Compare to YALI0D26818g, similar to Saccharomyces cerevisiae SMF3 (YLR034C); ancestral locus Anc_2.407, similar to uniprot|P38778 Saccharomyces cerevisiae YHR050W Transporter protein SMF2) yields MNCPTRDPDPKGVPGFNQQPPQFDNELNNNKSFNKNNSGAESGKKLSAQGLANAMGDSDLAGGQNTRSASRPSRRSRPGHQNRGLSESSLGIQLRRSTSSLNNMSDNSSNSDDSNESTPLTASGSADPNKKPLSTWGNMMRILSKYGKFVGPGIMVSVAYMDPGNYSTAVSAGAMYQYKLLFIIFVSNLFAVFLQVLCVKLGSVTGLDLAENCRQHLPPWLSVSIYVMAEIAIIATDLAEVVGTAISLNILFGLPLFMGVLVTVVDVLIVLMAYRPNGPMRIVRYFEYGVAGLVAVVVVCFAFELAALDNLDIPLVLEGFLPSKELLETNGLYLSCGILGATVMPHSLYLGSGLVQPRLREYDEDNGYAIPEDARFGDDDEDLKYKPSIHAIKYAMKYSIAELVISLFTVAIFINSAILIVAGSTLNGSPDAYDADLFSIYDMLRTILSPAAGTVFALALLASGQSAGIVCTLSGQMVSEGFLRWSFKPWIRRLITRSIAIVPCLFVTLFVGRKGLADVLNASQVVLSLLLPMVSAPLIYFTGSKKIMKVAANAAVVHTRPRSNSNGTLTPADRSSNGYGMVEDEASTDDESICIPEYVDMSNSATTQFIAYLVFGMVSALNLFLIISIAMGADVPL; encoded by the coding sequence ATGAACTGCCCAACTCGTGATCCCGACCCTAAGGGCGTGCCTGGCTTCAACCAGCAGCCGCCACAGTTCGAcaacgagctcaacaacaacaaatcgttcaacaagaacaactCCGGAGCCGAGTCCGGCAAGAAGCTGAGCGCCCAGGGCCTCGCAAACGCCATGGGAGACTCCGACCTAGCCGGAGGCCAAAATACGCGCTCGGCTTCACGCCCCTCCAGGCGCTCCCGCCCGGGTCACCAGAATAGGGGCCTGAGTGAGAGCTCGCTCGGCATTCAGTTGAGACGATCCACCTCGtctctcaacaacatgtctgACAACAGCTCTAACTCTGACGACTCCAACGAGTCGACTCCCCTCACCGCATCCGGATCAGCCGACCCCAACAAAAAGCCCCTGTCCACCTGGGGCAATATGATGCGGATTCTGTCCAAGTACGGCAAGTTTGTGGGACCAGGAATCATGGTCTCCGTGGCGTACATGGACCCCGGTAACTACTCCACGGCCGTGTCCGCCGGAGCTATGTACCAATATAAGCTGCTGTTCATCATTTTTGTCAGCAACCTCTTTGCCGTCTTCCTGCAGGTGCTGTGTGTGAAGCTCGGATCTGTCACTGGTCTTGATTTGGCTGAAAACTGCAGACAGCAccttcctccttggctcTCTGTCTCCATTTACGTCATGGCTGAAATTGCGATTATCGCCACTGATCTCGCTGAAGTCGTTGGTACTGCCATTTCCCTCAACATTCTCTTTGGTCTCCCTCTCTTCATGGGTGTTCTGGTCACCGTGGTTGATGTCCTCATTGTGCTCATGGCCTACCGACCCAACGGCCCCATGCGCATTGTGCGGTACTTTGAGTACGGCGTGGCTGGTCTTGTCGCCGTGGTAGTTGTCTGTTTTGCCTTTGAGCTCGCTGCGCTCGACAACCTCGACATTCCTCTCGTGCTTGAAGGCTTCCTCCCATCCAAGGAGTTGCTCGAAACCAACGGCCTATACCTCTCCTGTGGTATTCTCGGAGCCACTGTCATGCCCCACTCTCTGTACCTGGGTTCTGGTCTTGTTCAGCCTCGTCTCCGTGAATATGACGAGGACAACGGATACGCCATTCCCGAAGATGCTCGATTTGGAGACGATGACGAGGACCTGAAGTACAAGCCCTCTATCCACGCAATCAAGTACGCGATGAAGTACTCTATTGCCGAGCTGGTAATCTCTCTCTTCACAGTTgccatcttcatcaactCCGCCATTCTTATTGTGGCTGGTTCCACCCTGAACGGGTCTCCCGACGCCTACGACGCTGacctcttctccatctacGACATGCTACGAACAATTCTGTcgcctgctgctggtacaGTGTttgctctggctcttctggcctCTGGACAGTCTGCTGGTATTGTCTGCACTCTTTCTGGCCAGATGGTGTCTGAGGGTTTCCTGCGATGGTCTTTCAAGCCCTGGATTCGACGGCTCATCACCCGATCCATCGCAATTGTTCCCTGTCTGTTTGTGACCTTATTTGTCGGCCGAAAAGGTCTGGCGGACGTGCTGAACGCCTCCCAGGTTGTTCTctccctgctgctgcccaTGGTATCTGCTCCTCTAATCTACTTCACCGGTTCGAAGAAGATCATGAAGGTAGCTGCCAACGCTGCTGTCGTCCACACCCGACCTCGAAGCAACTCCAACGGTACTCTCACTCCTGCTGACCGATCCAGCAATGGATACGGCATGGTCGAAGACGAGGCCTCTACTGACGACGAGTCCATCTGCATTCCCGAGTACGTCGACATGAGCAACTCAGCCACCACTCAGTTCATCGCCTACCTAGTGTTTGGTATGGTCTCTGCTCTTAACTTGTTTTTGATCATCTCTATTGCCATGGGTGCTGACGTTCCTCTATAA
- a CDS encoding uncharacterized protein (Compare to YALI0D26928g, weakly similar to to DEHA-IPF261.1 Debaryomyces hansenii), producing the protein MSIFAPVPDDPNSEEHDLLGISKLTESFSALTGAIDTRIDALVKETQDSINSQTEAYTEGEIAQCDETLEAMRRIMKQCDQIEQEFDKIAIIGEIAKDFQVRLAQAEKDLVELSQQ; encoded by the coding sequence atgTCCATCTTTGCACCGGTACCAGACGACCCCAATTCAGAAGAGCACGATCTGCTGGGAATTTCCAAGCTTACCGAGTCCTTTTCGGCGCTAACGGGTGCCATCGATACGCGTATAGATGCTCTTGTCAAGGAGACACAGGacagcatcaacagccAAACAGAGGCATACACGGAAGGGGAAATTGCCCAATGCGACGAGACTCTCGAGGCAATGCGACGCATCATGAAACAGTGTGACCAGATCGAGCAGGAATTCGACAAGATTGCCATCATTGGAGAGATTGCCAAGGATTTTCAGGTGAGGCTGGCCCAGGCTGAGAAGGATCTCGTTGAGTTGAGTCAGCAGTAG
- a CDS encoding uncharacterized protein (Compare to YALI0D26840g, weakly similar to uniprot|Q07979 Saccharomyces cerevisiae Chromosome XII reading frame ORF YLR033W, similar to Saccharomyces cerevisiae RSC58 (YLR033W); ancestral locus Anc_2.408) — translation MSLIQDILDVLLADAVGKTVLSTKAVPQVSPQSTNLSVLASYAQHNVADLTSVSEKAYDSVRNLYVDVKTAAVQALVALPIGSEKYLEVDRFFKFAAALIIREGSRMDLFGGKDPEDVVPEDVTEFEEEIVADYADLTADLESWSAESFLVMGQNGPLFSTLSTKSAIDPRPSITPGAFQVTNVLPRTRSVPAYQLGYLTPAVSRLPHPALPPTEMMTHFVHPNGSELAPSRFLRMDANSSFAPTSDSGKAVYDPASTGALWYEKVGRLRESAIDDALGKNDTKKEDTNDVEMNDATEAKVEGQEEEEEKGGQGEEEEDLQPLFRDEDVDPSKDLPMEDILQWHPRNFIDDDEFEAIKTGTELEFVSRLMLQLQQLQADRLATPDIPPPVSFEERRLAMKIEGVLGRLLQSTEGIDIANSKIKPSTNIPALKTNYLGVLPAPEPPKPISSVGRLPSGPKTRRAKR, via the coding sequence ATGTCGCTCATACAAGACATTTTGGACGTGTTGCTAGCCGACGCCGTCGGAAAGACTGTGCTCTCCACAAAGGCAGTGCCCCAGGTGTCGCCTCAGTCCACAAACCTGTCGGTGCTTGCAAGCTATGCCCAACACAACGTTGCTGATCTGACCTCGGTATCCGAGAAGGCGTATGATTCGGTGCGCAACTTGTACGTGGACGTCAAGACCGCAGCCGTCCAGGCTCTGGTGGCGCTGCCAATTGGCTCGGAGAAGTATCTGGAGGTGGACCGGTTCTTCAAGTTTGCCGCAGCCCTCATCATCCGAGAAGGCTCGCGGATGGACCTGTTTGGAGGCAAGGACCCCGAGGATGTGGTACCCGAGGACGTGACGGAgttcgaggaggaaatCGTGGCCGACTACGCCGACTTGACTGCGGACTTGGAGTCGTGGAGCGCAGAATCGTTTCTGGTCATGGGCCAGAATGGACCTCTGTTTTCGACGTTGTCCACCAAATCGGCCATCGACCCGCGCCCAAGTATAACCCCGGGCGCGTTCCAGGTAACCAACGTACTGCCACGTACCCGGTCGGTTCCGGCCTACCAACTGGGCTACCTCACACCTGCCGTGTCGCGACTTCCACACCCAGCCCTGCCTCCGACAGAGATGATGACGCACTTTGTGCACCCCAACGGCTCCGAGTTGGCGCCCAGCCGGTTCCTGCGGATGGACGCAAACTCGTCCTTTGCCCCCACTAGCGACAGTGGTAAGGCCGTCTACGACCCCGCTTCAACCGGAGCTCTGTGGTACGAGAAGGTTGGGCGACTGCGAGAAAGCGCCATCGACGACGCTCTTGGAAAGAACGACACCAAAAAGGAGGATACTAACGACGTGGAGATGAATGACGCGACTGAGGCTAAGGTGGAGGGacaggaagaggaagaggagaagggGGGACAgggagaggaagaggaagaccTCCAGCCTCTGTTTagagatgaagatgtcGACCCCTCCAAGGATCTGCCCATGGAAGACATTCTCCAATGGCACCCTCGAAACTTcattgacgacgacgagttcGAAGCCATCAAAACTGGCACCGAGCTCGAGTTTGTCAGCAGACTCATGCTCCAACTGCAACAACTCCAGGCAGACCGTTTGGCCACACCTGACATACCTCCACCAGTGTCGTTTGAGGAGCGACGGCTTGCAATGAAAATCGAGGGTGTGTTGGGACGGCTGCTGCAATCCACCGAGGGCATCGACATTGCTAACTCCAAGATCAAGCCTTCCACTAACATCCCTGCTCTCAAAACAAACTATCTGGGTGTTTTGCCGGCCCCTGAACCTCCAAAGCCCATTTCTTCCGTCGGACGTCTACCTTCTGGTCCCAAGACCCGACGGGCTAAGCGGTAG
- a CDS encoding uncharacterized protein (Compare to YALI0D26906g, similar to Saccharomyces cerevisiae YDR262W; ancestral locus Anc_5.623, weakly similar to uniprot|Q12331 Saccharomyces cerevisiae Hypothetical 30.6 kDa protein YDR262W) — MRLSNVTLLALASFVYAKNVITIHPVDGPLDDPKPLHKRNEPVQNGFYPGVFMVQDDSSGPHVDHVDLSNPGIKMPSGEQPKSGPTYLTTGLVQDPQISIFAGYLRDDTELIKRLNDGDSYTVVLAPSNAAVASLALKPWQFPNAITGKSEKDKDALANENISSFVANHVVVDTQLVTTFDVVKRARTLSGLEIEIFTENNKILVKSNDSTSTVTKIIQTNNGAIWVMDESLVKPELA, encoded by the coding sequence ATGCGACTTTCGAACGTGACTCTTCTCGCTCTCGCTTCCTTCGTGTACGCCAAGAACGTGATCACCATCCACCCCGTCGACGGCCCTCTCGACGACCCTAAGCCTCTCCACAAGCGAAACGAACCCGTCCAAAACGGCTTCTACCCCGGCGTCTTCATGGTCCAGGACGACTCGAGCGGGCCCCACGTCGACCACGTCGACCTTAGCAACCCCGGAATCAAAATGCCTTCTGGAGAACAGCCCAAGAGCGGCCCCACCTACCTCACAACCGGCCTAGTTCAGGACCCGCAGATCTCCATTTTTGCCGGCTACCTGAGAGACGACAccgagctcatcaagcgGCTTAACGACGGTGATTCTTACACAGTGGTGCTTGCGCCCTCCAACGCCGCAGTGGCATCTCTGGCCCTCAAACCCTGGCAGTTCCCCAACGCTATCACAGGAAAGTCCGAGAAGGACAAAGACGCCCTTGCCAACGAGAACATCTCGTCGTTTGTGGCCAACCACGTTGTCGTCGACACCCAGCTCGTGACCACGTTTGACGTTGTCAAGCGAGCCCGAACCCTGTCTGGCCTGGAGATTGAGATTTTCACTGAGAACAACAAGATTCTGGTCAAGTCCAACGACTCCACCAGCACCGTGACCAAGATCATCCAGACCAACAACGGCGCCATCTGGGTGATGGATGAGTCTCTTGTCAAGCCTGAGTTGGCCTAA